One segment of Salvelinus fontinalis isolate EN_2023a chromosome 42, ASM2944872v1, whole genome shotgun sequence DNA contains the following:
- the LOC129841582 gene encoding LOW QUALITY PROTEIN: interferon-induced very large GTPase 1-like (The sequence of the model RefSeq protein was modified relative to this genomic sequence to represent the inferred CDS: inserted 1 base in 1 codon), producing the protein MITNYSINPTNVIVKKKQNDAEFVKTLQSSVGDIIEKSKNRLTIENMATVACQSKILIDEDSDECQSARKMADKITSNIKDTITFKDQQLPLQGTIWKELSQLEKETCRLRKAGDQNIEHYKSSLKKKVEELRKKQYTFDMSDVMASFILGMSKSGPERSYFLKWMRINLDNLSRQNLSGLRDRYKKLCQHSQEKKDEIKDLDKQLSDCSLGLEHFLRELGQLCEAACSLPEDSPQRKQMEHLPGLCAQMLLDCFPIELVDGDASNIPLKWISAVLTQLHTLVDSNSKIRVVTVLGVQSTGKSTLLNTMFGVQFAVSSGRCTRGAFMLLIKVNKDFKEELKCDFIMIIDTEGLKSPELSQLDDSYEHDNELATLVIGLSDVTIINIAMENSTEMKDILQIVVHAFIRMQEVGKKPVCHFVHQNVSDMSAHDNNMRERKKLLEQLNEMTQAAARMEKKENITKFTDVMEYDPDTSCCYIPGLWHGTPPMAPVNAGYSEAVYNFKKTLMKDFRICQRNDDMTHFLKWTQTLWEAVKFEKFIFSFRNSLVADAYSRLCSEYNGWEWAFQKEMYRWMMSSETKISNIGVTDQHPQRSIRDVLQDLIIEASGKLSEGEKEIQDNLVKYFEKQDGHVNLVEKYKEDFVSSAKTLRKEIENTVKNKLNGFVEIKEGMTELDIIKRSQTSTMEKQVLTLLQNCRQKKFVLSDEALSEEFENMWRKTLSDIHFNGLPSRDVAQDAFLMLRDNLTTRGSHVNKMVVGNSLVDCGRKAFVVESESWWQQAKNIAKYDDPKYHWKKLQDLCDDIITKCQEFVTQRVKSKTDYHGTHIKELLRIIEKTLQQHTQVKVSEECEVSLKQHICGRAAREFQKMHNDFIEVNDPRKCLELSKNKYLTEFRDLFHNRDQCLKKAEEFTELCLEPAVQAYVTKMIGPDVVDEVKTGEGSKDYSTRGAFQFSIFKQLLMDGEYEKYREYINHYERFVKDWLFDQIVQQLSEENSLKKLEIKHLSEIVQIIIAAISNVPSKATVNDIKMFIGNICNVLGEKLVFPKDALDSILMLILQDANTKQFALYLTEFVREMEQSLAAEYDKGGDIKERLRSLPFKPQDEMFTSLFGCGKQCPFCGVPCEAGGKEHSEHHASIHXGICGYRDRYSHKLVNEICSSLVVSDGTFSNAETGGTFHPCKDYKTHYPDWIITGDSSMDASDYWKYVMATFNERIAEDTNALPADIPEGWKALTSDDARRSLKKSFNME; encoded by the exons ATGATCACAAACTACAGTATCAACCCAACAAATGTGATTGTGAAGAAGAAGCAGAATGATGCAGAATTTGTCAAAACCCTGCAGTCATCTGTAGGTGACATCATCGAAAAAAGTAAAAACAGATTGACAATTGAAAACATGGCTACCGTGGCTTGTCAGAGTAAGATTCTGATTGATGAAGACAGTGATGAGTGTCAGAGTGCCAGGAAGATGGCAGATAAAATCACCAGTAACATCAAAGACACAATTACATTCAAAGACCAACAGCTACCCTTACAAGGAACAATCTGGAAAGAGCTTTCCCAGTTGGAGAAAGAGACGTGTAGACTGAGGAAAGCAGGGGATCAAAACATTGAACACTACAAGAGCTCTCTGAAGAAAAAGGTGGAAGAGCTGAGAAAGAAACAATATACATTTGACATGTCAGATGTAATGGCAAGCTTCATTTTAGGAATGTCAAAATCAGGACCTGAGCGATCCTATTTCCTCAAATGGATGCGGATAAATCTGGACAATCTCTCACGGCAGAACCTGTCTGGTTTGCGGGACCGGTACAAAAAGCTTTGCCAACATTCTCAGGAGAAAAAAGACGAAATTAAAGATTTGGATAAGCAATTATCTGATTGTTCCTTGGGTCTTGAACACTTCCTGCGTGAGTTGGGCCAGTTATGTGAAGCTGCCTGCTCCCTCCCTGAAGACAGTCCTCAAAGGAAACAGATGGAGCATCTCCCTGGATTGTGTGCTCAGATGCTGTTGGATTGTTTCCCCATTGAGCTTGTGGATGGAGATGCATCAAATATCCCTCTGAAATGGATATCAGCTGTTCTGACTCAGCTTCATACTCTTGTGGACTCTAACAGCAAGATCCGAGTTGTTACAGTTTTAGGGGTCCAAAGCACTGGGAAGTCCACTCTCCTCAACACCATGTTTGGGGTCCAGTTTGCTGTCAGCAGTGGAAGATGCACCAGAGGGGCCTTCATGCTACTGATTAAAGTCAACAAAGATTTCAAGGAGGAACTGAAATGTGACTTCATCATGATCATTGACACAGAGGGGTTGAAATCACCAGAGTTGTCTCAACTAGATGATAGCTATGAACATGACAATGAACTGGCCACACTGGTGATAGGACTCAGTGATGTCACTATCATCAACATCGCCATGGAGAACTCCACAGAGATGAAAGACATTCTACAGATTGTTGTTCATGCTTTTATCAGGATGCAGGAAGTGGGGAAGAAGCCAGTATGTCATTTTGTGCACCAGAATGTGTCAGACATGTCtgcacatgacaacaacatgagagAGCGGAAGAAGTTGTTGGAACAGTTGAATGAAATGACCCAGGCAGCAGCCAGAATGGAGAAGAAGGAGAATATCACCAAGTTCACTGATGTGATGGAGTATGATCCAGACACAAGCTGCTGCTACATCCCAGGACTCTGGCATGGGACTCCCCCGATGGCTCCAGTCAATGCAGGCTACAGTGAGGCTGTGTACAACTTCAAGAAGACCTTGATGAAAGATTTCAGAATCTGCCAGAGAAATGATGACATGACACATTTCCTGAAGTGGACACAAACCTTGTGGGAGGCAGTGAAATTTGAAAAATTCATCTTCAGTTTCAGAAACAGCTTGGTTGCAGATGCCTACTCCAGATTATGCTCTGAGTACAATGGTTGGGAATGGGCCTTCCAGAAGGAAATGTATAGATGGATGATGAGTAGTGAAACTAAAATATCCAATATTGGAGTGACAGATCAACATCCCCAGAGGTCCATAAGAGATGTGCTACAAGACTTAATTATAGAAGCATCTGGGAAACTGTCAGAGGGAGAAAAGGAAATCCAAGACAATCTAGTAAAATACTTTGAAAAACAAGATGGCCATGTCAATCTGGTGGAAAAATACAAGGAGGATTTTGTGTCCAGCGCTAAAACACTGAGAAAGGAGATAGAAAACACGGTGAAGAACAAATTAAATGGATTTGTTGAAATCAAAGAGGGAATGACAGAACTGGACATCATCAAAAGATCTCAGACAAGTACAATGGAAAAGCAGGTTCTGACTCTGCTGCAGAACTGTAGACAGAAAAAATTTGTTTTATCAGATGAGGCCCTCAGTGAagagtttgaaaacatgtggagGAAAACTCTTTCTGATATACACTTCAATGGACTCCCAAGTAGAGATGTGGCTCAAGATGCCTTCCTCATGTTACGTGATAATCTGACAACGAGGGGGAGTCATGTCAACAAGATGGTGGTTGGAAACAGTCTGGTGGATTGTGGGAGAAAAGCCTTTGTTGTGGAATCAGAGAGTTGGTGGCAGCAGGCTAAAAACATAGCAAAGTACGATGATCCGAAATATCACTGGAAAAAACTACAAGACCTCTGTGATGACATCATAACAAAGTGTCAGGAGTTTGTAACCCAGAGGGTGAAAAGCAAAACAGATTACCATGGCACTCACATCAAAGAACTGCTTAGAATAATTGAAAAAACATtacaacaacacacacaagtTAAAGTCAGTGAGGAATGTGAGGTTTCTCTCAAACAACACATCTGTGGCAGAGCAGCCAGAGAGTTCCAGAAGATGCATAATGATTTTATTGAAGTTAATGACCCACGGAAGTGTCTGGAACTGTCTAAGAACAAGTACCTTACTGAGTTCAGAGACTTGTTTCATAACCGAGACCAGTGCCTAAAGAAAGCTGAGGAGTTCACAGAGCTCTGTCTAGAGCCAGCTGTACAGGCTTATGTGACCAAAATGATTGGTCCTGATGTGGTTGATGAAGTGAAGACAGGTGAAGGGTCAAAGGATTACAGCACCCGAGGGGCTTTCCAGTTCTCCATTTTTAAACAGCTCCTGATGGATGGAGAATATGAGAAATATAGAGAGTACATTAACCATTATGAAAGGTTTGTAAAGGACTGGCTGTTTGACCAAATTGTCCAACAACTGTCAGAGGAGAACAGTCTTAAGAAACTAGAGATAAAACATCTGTCAGAGATAGTCCAAATCATAATTGCTGCCATTTCAAATGTCCCCAGTAAAGCTACTGTAAATGATATCAAGATGTTCATTGGCAATATTTGCAATGTCCTTGGAGAGAAGCTTGTCTTTCCCAAAGATGCTCTGGATTCCATTCTGATGCTTATTCTTCAAGATGCAAACACAAAGCAGTTTGCTCTTTACCTCACAGAGTTTGTGAGAGAAATGGAGCAGTCACTGGCAGCTGAGTACGACAAGGGAGGAGACATCAAAGAGAGACTCAGATCTCTTCCATTCAAGCCTCAGGACGAGATGTTCACCAGTCTGTTTGGCTGTGGAAAACAATGTCCCTTCTGTGGTGTACCTTGTGAGGCAGGGGGGAAAGAGCACTCCGAACACCATGCCTCCATTC AAGGTATCTGTGGTTATAGGGATCGTTATTCACATAAATTAGTAAATGAGATATGTTCATCTCTTGTGGTTAGTGACGGTACATTCTCCAATGCCGAGACTGGAGGAACATTTCACCCCTGCAAGGACTACAAGACACATTACCCTGACTGGATCATAACTGGAGATTCCAGTATGGATGCTTCAGACTACTGGAAGTATGTGATGGCCACATTCAATGAGAGAATCGCTGAAGACACAAATGCACTCCCTGCTGATATCCCAGAGGGCTGGAAGGCATTAACAAGTGATGATGCAAGGAGAAGCTTGAAAAAGTCATTCAACATGGAATAA